The following DNA comes from Cellulophaga sp. HaHa_2_95.
GGGCAGTCTTCCTACACGCGGCATGGCTGGATCAGACTTCCGTCCATTGTCCAATATTCCTCACTGCTGCCTCCCGTAGGAGTCTGGTCCGTGTCTCAGTACCAGTGTGGGGGATCTCCCTCTCAGGACCCCTACTCATCGAAGTCTTGGTAAGCCGTTACCTTACCAACTAACTAATGAGACGCATGCTCATCTCTTACCGTAACCTTTAATATGTAACCGATGCCAGTCACATATCACATAAGATATTAATCCAAATTTCTCTGGGCTATCCCTTAGTAAGAGGTAGATTGCATACGCGTTGCGCACCCGTGCGCCGGTCGTCAGCGGAGCAAGCTCCCTGTTACCCCTCGACTTGCATGTGTTAGGCCTGCCGCTAGCGTTCATCCTGAGCCAGGATCAAACTCTTCATCGTTGTTTTGTAAATATTATATAACATCTATTAACCAACTAACAAATCATCCGAATCCTAGCCCTCTATATTCTTTAAGCTATTATGTTAATTCAATTTATTTAATTACCGTTTCCAGTAATTAAACGCTGTCTTACAATATGTCAATGAACTTTTTATCTCTTTTACTTCTCACTTAATTACGTATCGTTGTTTCCCTAAGCGGCTGCAAATATACACCCTCTTTTAAAACCCACAAGCGTTTTTGGAAAAAAAATTCAATCTTTTTTTTGACGTTTTTATAACACCCTAGAAACAAAGACTTAACAACAAATTAATTTTTGAAATTATAGCAAAGAAATTTAAAATTACCTCTAAAAGAATATCATCCTATCTATTCAGCTACATCTTTGCTGCAAAAAAACAGCCGACCGTAAAAGCCACTATATACTTATTATATAGTCTTTCTCTTTTACCGTATTATACACATCTTTACTAAACACGTATAATTTAGAGGGCTTCTTAGAAACCCCTTTCCTTTTTTCATTCAAGGGTACTATATAAGGCTTACCTAAAGACTTCTTTCTGAAATTACGGTTATCAATCTTTATATCCAATATAGACTCATATGCAAATTGCAAATCGTTTAACGTAAATTTCACTGGAAGGAAATTAAAGATAATAGGCTCTGTCATTATCTTCTTTTTTAAATCCTCATAAGCATCAGCCACAATTTTCTGATGATCAAAACCTAAGTCTGGTAATGATTGATATTTGAACCACTTAAAGCCATCATGCTTAAGACTTACTATTTCTAATGGCAAAGCATAATAATACCCTATTGCCATAGTTTGCGCTTGCACCCCTCTACTTCGTATCCAAAGCAAATCTTTCTCTGATTTAATTCTACTAGGATTCCCATACGTTCTGAACTGAATCTTATCTGCATTTGATACCCCAGTAATTTCTTTAAAAATAAGATCTGCCGATTCTTCTAGTGTTTTACTTTTAAAAACATAGTAGCCGGTAATCACCCAATCATTAATCTCCAAGAACTCATCATCATACAAGTTCAAAGTTCTATTGCGCAACAATACATGAAGTCCGCTTGCATTCAAAGCAAAAACAACACAATCCACCGTAACATTATCTCTTTTTCTAAAATCCATATTAAACTAAGCTGTGATGAACAAATATAAGAATTTAAACAGCCAACACCTGTATAAGATTAGACGAAGAAAGCTCCCTCTGATTAGCAACTTAAATTCATTGATTTGAGCTCCTTTTTTAGTAAATTTATCCTCTGAACTAAACTCTAGCAAAACATCATACTGCAAGTAGAAGTCTCTAGATTCACTTTATAAACCATTAATAGTTTCTATGTCAAATTTGCTCTATTTAAATACTGAAAACACCAATTCCTTACCCAACAGTATTTTAAAATCTAACGTAGACCGTGACAAAATAAAAACAGGTATAGCACATATTGGACTCTCCAACTTTCATCGTGCCCACCAAGCTTATTACATGCACGAACTTATAGAACAACATCAGGAATTAAACTTTGGAATTTGCGGTATAGATCTATTAGAATCGGATAGAAAAATATACAATATCCTTAAGGATCAAGACGGACTCTATACTTTAATTACTAAAAAGGCAAATGGCACTATAGACTACAAAATAATAAGCTCTATTATAGAATACTTTTATAGCCCTGAAAACCCACTAGCTGCCATAGAACGTTTAGCAAGACCCGATATCAAAATAATTTCTCTCACCATTGCTGAAGACGGTTACCACCTAAATGAAACAACTGGCGAATTTAATTTAACACATCCACAGGTTAAAGAAGACTCCCTAAGCAAATTTAACCCTAAAACAGTTTTTGGCTATTTAACACAGGTATTTAATCTACGTAAAGAAAGAGGCTTACCAGGCTGCACCATTTTAAGCTGTGACAACATACAAGCAAATGGAGATACGGTAAAAAAATCTTTCTTTAATTATGTAGAAAAGACCACTCCTTCTTTATTACCGTGGCTCCAAGAAAATACAAGCTTCCCTAATTCTATGGTAGACCGGATAACCACCTTTACTTCTGCAAAGGATATAGAGCTATTCAAAGAAACCTATAATATTTATGATCAATGGCCGGTAGTCTCAGAACCTTTCAGCAAATGGATTATAGAAGACAACTTTATTTCCGGAAAACCGGATTGGGAAAAAGTAGGCATTCAACTTGTAAAAGATATTAAACCTTTTGAAAATGCCAAACTTCGAATTCTAAATGCTGGTCACTCTATTCTAGGAATTTTAGGTACGCTAAATGGATACAAATATGTACATGAAGTAGCTAACGACGAAGATTTTATTTTCTTTCTAGAGAATTACATTAAAACTGAAGTAACTCCTAGTTTGCAAAACACAGAACAGCAAAATCTAAAAGCCTATAAGAAAGAAGTCATTGATCGTTTCAAAAACCCACATATTAACGATAGCCTTTCTAGGATTTGCAAAGAGAGTTCTTCTAAAATTCCGATTTTTGTATTCCCTACATTACTGAAACAGCTAAGCAATCAAGAATCCATAGCCTACGCCACATTTGTTATGGCAGCTTGGTGTAAATATTATGATGGCGTTGATGATTATGGAAAAACTTTTGACATTACAGACAACCTAAGTAATCAACTTATTAGAACCGCCGCGCTTTCACAGCAAAACCCACAACTGTTTTTAGAAAACAACAGCCTATTTAAAGACTTAGTGCATCAAGATCTATTTAAAGAACGATTTGAATACTACCTTTCTAAACTAAGAACATTATCCATTAAAGAATGCCTAGTCTTAATGAATACCGAAAAGCTATAAATACAAAAAACGCACTTTAACCATGCTATGATTAAAGTGCGCCACTCAACAGAAAAACAACTCTAAAAATTTATAAGGTCATCATAACCATTACTTCTTCTTGACTTATTTCAGGATTAGCACCTGCTTTACTTGCCACAATAGCACCAATGGCACAGGCAAAATCTATAGCCTCTTGAGGATTCTCTTTCTTTAATAATTTATCTACCAGCCCTGCCAAAAAAGAATCTCCTGCCCCAACCGTGTCTACTACCTCTATATGATAGCCACTATTATGATAAAAAACACCCTTTATATAAAGGACAGCTCCATGCTTACCCTTAGTAACACATATAGTATCTGTATTTGTACTTTCTGCCATGAACTGAATGGTATGTTCCAAACTTATAGACTTAGAACCCAACATTTCACTAATTTCATAAATTTCGTCATCATTGAATTTTACAAAATCTGCCCGGTGTATTAAATACTCAAGAATCTCTTTCGTATAATACGGCTCTCTTAAATTGACATCAAATATTTTATACGAAGCAATCTTAAGCAACTCATAAAGTGTTTCTTTAGACTTTTCATTTCTAGCCACTAAACTACCGTAGATAAAAGCATCTGAATCTTTCACTGTTTTTTGGGCTGTAGAAGACAATTCTATTTGATCCCAAGCTCTAGGAAACATAATATCATAAGAAGCCGATCCTTTGGAATTCAATACCACTTTAACGGTTCCTGTCTTTAATGTATCATCTACCTGCAGGCCGTTTCCATTAATTCCGTTTTCTTTGATATACTCATAAATCCCTCGCCCATCTGCATCCGCACCAATTCTACTAATCACAGATACATTATTTCCAAAAGAATTTAAACGAATTCCAACATTTAATGGTGCTCCTCCAATTTTCTTATGCTCCGGAAATTCATCCCACAACACTTCACCAAAACAAGTTATATCACTCATTATATTTTATTTAAGATCTCATTATTTAAATCTAACACGCATTTCTCAACACCATATTTCAAAATATTATCATATGATTCACGGTAGGCATCAACAAAGACTTGTGATTTCTTCAAATCCCCAAAAACTGATTCAATACTTAAAAATTCTTTTGGTTCATTTTTAGCTTCTACAGCTTTCTCATGCAACACATCTGCTAATGCATCTTTAATCACTAACGGATTACCGCTCTCATCTAATCCTAAGGAATAAATAGCCCAAGCCGCAACAACAAACGCTGCTAATTTAACAGATCTACTCTCCATTAATTGCGCATTAATTGTAGGCAATATAAATATAGGGAGCTTCGCAGAAGTTTCTGAGCAAATTCTATCAATTTGATCTTTAATATATATATTCCCGAAACGCTGAATTAAAGAATGTTTATAGCTTTTTAAATCGACACCTTCTAAGTTACCCAAAACTGGCGTCACCTCTATATCCATATACAACCTTAGAAACTGACTTATAGCGGGATCATGTACCGCTTCATCAATTGTAGCATACCCTTTTAATGCTCCTAAAATTCCTAATACAGAATGACCTGCATTGAGCAAACTCAACTTCATTTTTTCATAAGGAACTACATCTGACACAAACTGAGCCCCAACATTTTCCCATGCTGGTCTTCCTGCAACGAAATCATCCTCAATAACCCATTGCTTGAATGGCTCACAAACTACTGGCCAAGCATCATCAATACCTGAATTATCTTTTAATGCTGATATATCTACTAAACTTGTTGCTGGCGTAATCCTATCTACCATACTATTTGGGAATGTGACATTTGCTTGAATCCATTCTACCAATGAAGGCGCTGCTTTTTCCACATAACTCAATAACATATTCTGAATCATATGTCCGTTACCCTGAACATTATCACATGACTGAATAGCAACTCCTTTTAAATCCTGTTCTTTACGTGCTTTCAAAGCTTGTGTCAAGTAACCAAATATTGTCTTTGGTGCCGTAGGGTTTTTTAAATCATGCTGAATTAAAGGGTTCCCAAAATCGAATTTCTTAGTTGCTTCATTATAATTATACCCTCCTTCCGTAATGGTGAGCGTTATAATCTTAATATCTTGATGCGCCATTTTATCAATAACTGCAGCAGGATTTTCTGGGGCAAATAGATACTCTACTATAGAGCCTATAATAGTTTTTGTTAGCGTACCATCCAATTCTTTTACAATTAACGTATACAGACCATCTTGATCTTTAAGCGTCTGATATATTTTTTGGTCAAAATCTAATAATGCTACACCACAGATTCCCCAATCTTTATTCCCTTCTTTATGTAATAATTGATCTGTGTAATATGCTTCGTGTGCTCTATGAAAACCACCTATACCCACATGAACAATACCCACTTTCACATCCGATCTATTGTAGGTTGGGACAGCTGCGCTATCCGCAAATTGTGACAGATTATCACTATTTAATTTGAAACTTTTCATCAATTCTTTTATTATTTATTTTCGAAACGTTGCAGTAATACTGCAAATATGATAATGCCACCTTTTACTATTTGTTGCGGATAGGATGGCACGTTTAATAAATTCAAAATATTACTTATTAAACCCAATATTAAGACCCCCATCAAGGTATTAATCGCAGAACCCCTACCCCCATTTAAACTAGCACCACCAATTACAACTGCCGCAATAGCATCAAGTTCCCAAGATATTCCCATATTTGGAGAACCTAAATTTGTTCGTGAAGCGACAATGACTGCTGCTATTGCCGCTAAGGTTCCAGAAATAGCATATACTAGAAATTTATATTTACTTACTTTAATTCCCGATAAACGAGAAGCCTCCTCATTACTACCAATAGCAATAACTAACCTACCAAACACATTATAACGCAGCATTACAAAAGCAGCAGCGACAATAACAAAAAATACGATGGATATATTAGGAATGCCAAAAATTGAATTATTGGCAAAGTTTGACATGAACAGCCCACCATAAGTTTCAAATGTCACAGGAGAACCTTTTGATAACATAAACCCCGCCCCTCTTGCAACGGTCATTAATGCTAGGGTTGCAATAAATGGCGCCATTTTTTGGTACGCCACTAAATAACCCGCCACACTGCCTAAACCAAAACCAATTACTAAGGTCAAAAGAATAGCAAGTGGCAATGCAAAAATATTGACGAAAATCGCAAATATTACCGCTAATAATGCTACCATTGAACCTACTGACAAATCAATACCACCAGTAAGAATTACGATAAGCATACCGATACTAATAATACCAATACCCGATACCTGTTTTAAAAGATTACTAAGATTTACAGCTGTAAAAAATACATCTGAAATAACTGCTGAAAATAATACCAGCACTAAAAAAATAAATATTGTATTGTACTTTATTAAAAACTTTAATATCCCTCCTGGGCTACTAAGTTGCTGTTTTAAAGTTAAAGCCATTTGTTTGATTTTATATTATTAGATTATTTTAAAGGTTTTCCTATGGAGTAGCGAAGTATATTTTCTTCTGAGAATTTTTCTTTCGGCAATTCACCGTAAATAGTTCCCGCGTGCATTACTAGGATTCGGTCTGCAATCCCCATTATTTCCGGCATATCAGAGGAAATAACGATTACACCAACCCCTTTTTTTGCTACCTCATTAATAAGACTATAGATTTCAACTTTTGCCCCAACATCTACACCACGCGTAGGTTCATCAATTATTATAACCTTACTATCTATACTCAACCATTTAGCTAGCGCAACTTTTTGTTGATTACCACCACTTAAGTTCTTAACATCAACCTCAGATCCTGGTGCTTTAATATTCAATTTTTTCATTAATGCACTAACACTATCAAACTCCTTATCGGTTTTAATAAAACCTAGCTTACTTGAAATAGAATTAAAATCGGTTACACTAATGTTTTTCCGGATAGATAGCGGCAAAAAAACACCCTCTTCTTTTCTGTTTTCAGAAACCAGACCTATCTGATGACCAACAGCTTCTACTGGCGATTTTGTTTTTATCTCTTCTCCATTTAAAAAAATACTGCCTGATTTTTTTTTATGTGCCCCAAAAATCAATTTCGCAGTCTCCGTTCTTCCACTACCACCTAAACCAGCAATACCCAAAACCTCTCCTTTTTTTACTGAAAATGAAACATCATAAACCAAGGTATCTTTTGCTGTCAAGTTTTTTACTTCAAAAAAGGGATCTTTACCTACAACCACATCTCTAAGTGGATATAAATCTTTTAATTCTCTACCAATCATTAAACGTATAATGCCATCCGTATCTATTTCTGATACTGGCATACTACCCGTATCTACACCATCCTTAAGTACGGTTACCGTATCTGCTATTTTAAAGACCTCCTCTAAATGATGTGAGATATAAATGATAGAAATTCCTTTTTCCTTTAACTTAAACAAGTTGTCAAATAATTTCTGCGTATCAGTAGGATCAAAAACTGTTGTTGGCTCATCTAGCACCAAAACTTTGGTGTCTTCTGAAATAGCTTTGGCAATTTCTACGACTTGTTTCTGCACAATACTCAAATCTCTTACCGTAGCCGAGGCATCAATGTCGAACCCCAATGAATTTATTAGCTCTTGAGCGTCTTTTGTAATTTCTTTCCAATTCATCCAAAATTTATTCGAACCTAGTTTGTGCAAATAAATATTTTCAGCCACAGATAAATCATTCACCAACGACAACTCTTGATATACCACATTTATACCCAACACCTGACCATCATGTGTATTTCTTGGGTTTATCTCTTCACCGTTCAAAATAACTTTTCCCGTATCTTTTTGATGAACTCCACTTAAAATTTTCATTAAAGTAGATTTTCCTGCGCCATTCTCACCAAGTAAAGCATGAATTTCCCCATGTTTTATTTTGAGATTTACATTACTCAAAACCGAAACAGCTCCAAAACTTTTAGATATTCCAGACATTTCAAGCCTATATTCACATGTATTATTTTCCATATCCATCTTTAATTTTAAAACAATGCATTAGGATTATAATATTGAGCAGCATTTTCTTTTGTTATAAGCAATGGCGCCGTAAAAGATGTTTTAGGAAAATCTTTTTTACCATTCATATATTGAATGGCATATTTAACAGCATTTTTACCAATCTGGACAGGGCTATTCATAGCCGTGCAGCCATAAAAATCTGTATCCATTATATATTTAATTGCTTCTTTTTGACCATCAGCACCTGCAACAATTAGAATTTCATCTGTTTTACCTGCTTGTGCAATGGCCTTTATTGCCCCTAAAACACAAACATCAGATTCTGTAATAACAACATTAACATCAGGAT
Coding sequences within:
- a CDS encoding carbohydrate kinase yields the protein MSDITCFGEVLWDEFPEHKKIGGAPLNVGIRLNSFGNNVSVISRIGADADGRGIYEYIKENGINGNGLQVDDTLKTGTVKVVLNSKGSASYDIMFPRAWDQIELSSTAQKTVKDSDAFIYGSLVARNEKSKETLYELLKIASYKIFDVNLREPYYTKEILEYLIHRADFVKFNDDEIYEISEMLGSKSISLEHTIQFMAESTNTDTICVTKGKHGAVLYIKGVFYHNSGYHIEVVDTVGAGDSFLAGLVDKLLKKENPQEAIDFACAIGAIVASKAGANPEISQEEVMVMMTL
- a CDS encoding mannitol dehydrogenase family protein; translation: MSNLLYLNTENTNSLPNSILKSNVDRDKIKTGIAHIGLSNFHRAHQAYYMHELIEQHQELNFGICGIDLLESDRKIYNILKDQDGLYTLITKKANGTIDYKIISSIIEYFYSPENPLAAIERLARPDIKIISLTIAEDGYHLNETTGEFNLTHPQVKEDSLSKFNPKTVFGYLTQVFNLRKERGLPGCTILSCDNIQANGDTVKKSFFNYVEKTTPSLLPWLQENTSFPNSMVDRITTFTSAKDIELFKETYNIYDQWPVVSEPFSKWIIEDNFISGKPDWEKVGIQLVKDIKPFENAKLRILNAGHSILGILGTLNGYKYVHEVANDEDFIFFLENYIKTEVTPSLQNTEQQNLKAYKKEVIDRFKNPHINDSLSRICKESSSKIPIFVFPTLLKQLSNQESIAYATFVMAAWCKYYDGVDDYGKTFDITDNLSNQLIRTAALSQQNPQLFLENNSLFKDLVHQDLFKERFEYYLSKLRTLSIKECLVLMNTEKL
- a CDS encoding NUDIX hydrolase, whose translation is MDFRKRDNVTVDCVVFALNASGLHVLLRNRTLNLYDDEFLEINDWVITGYYVFKSKTLEESADLIFKEITGVSNADKIQFRTYGNPSRIKSEKDLLWIRSRGVQAQTMAIGYYYALPLEIVSLKHDGFKWFKYQSLPDLGFDHQKIVADAYEDLKKKIMTEPIIFNFLPVKFTLNDLQFAYESILDIKIDNRNFRKKSLGKPYIVPLNEKRKGVSKKPSKLYVFSKDVYNTVKEKDYIISI
- a CDS encoding mannitol dehydrogenase family protein, translating into MKSFKLNSDNLSQFADSAAVPTYNRSDVKVGIVHVGIGGFHRAHEAYYTDQLLHKEGNKDWGICGVALLDFDQKIYQTLKDQDGLYTLIVKELDGTLTKTIIGSIVEYLFAPENPAAVIDKMAHQDIKIITLTITEGGYNYNEATKKFDFGNPLIQHDLKNPTAPKTIFGYLTQALKARKEQDLKGVAIQSCDNVQGNGHMIQNMLLSYVEKAAPSLVEWIQANVTFPNSMVDRITPATSLVDISALKDNSGIDDAWPVVCEPFKQWVIEDDFVAGRPAWENVGAQFVSDVVPYEKMKLSLLNAGHSVLGILGALKGYATIDEAVHDPAISQFLRLYMDIEVTPVLGNLEGVDLKSYKHSLIQRFGNIYIKDQIDRICSETSAKLPIFILPTINAQLMESRSVKLAAFVVAAWAIYSLGLDESGNPLVIKDALADVLHEKAVEAKNEPKEFLSIESVFGDLKKSQVFVDAYRESYDNILKYGVEKCVLDLNNEILNKI
- a CDS encoding ABC transporter permease, with translation MALTLKQQLSSPGGILKFLIKYNTIFIFLVLVLFSAVISDVFFTAVNLSNLLKQVSGIGIISIGMLIVILTGGIDLSVGSMVALLAVIFAIFVNIFALPLAILLTLVIGFGLGSVAGYLVAYQKMAPFIATLALMTVARGAGFMLSKGSPVTFETYGGLFMSNFANNSIFGIPNISIVFFVIVAAAFVMLRYNVFGRLVIAIGSNEEASRLSGIKVSKYKFLVYAISGTLAAIAAVIVASRTNLGSPNMGISWELDAIAAVVIGGASLNGGRGSAINTLMGVLILGLISNILNLLNVPSYPQQIVKGGIIIFAVLLQRFENK
- a CDS encoding sugar ABC transporter ATP-binding protein, which translates into the protein MENNTCEYRLEMSGISKSFGAVSVLSNVNLKIKHGEIHALLGENGAGKSTLMKILSGVHQKDTGKVILNGEEINPRNTHDGQVLGINVVYQELSLVNDLSVAENIYLHKLGSNKFWMNWKEITKDAQELINSLGFDIDASATVRDLSIVQKQVVEIAKAISEDTKVLVLDEPTTVFDPTDTQKLFDNLFKLKEKGISIIYISHHLEEVFKIADTVTVLKDGVDTGSMPVSEIDTDGIIRLMIGRELKDLYPLRDVVVGKDPFFEVKNLTAKDTLVYDVSFSVKKGEVLGIAGLGGSGRTETAKLIFGAHKKKSGSIFLNGEEIKTKSPVEAVGHQIGLVSENRKEEGVFLPLSIRKNISVTDFNSISSKLGFIKTDKEFDSVSALMKKLNIKAPGSEVDVKNLSGGNQQKVALAKWLSIDSKVIIIDEPTRGVDVGAKVEIYSLINEVAKKGVGVIVISSDMPEIMGIADRILVMHAGTIYGELPKEKFSEENILRYSIGKPLK